A segment of the SAR324 cluster bacterium genome:
AGTTGCTTGTGGGTGTTGAGAATTTCCTGTTCCTCTCGAGTCCATGAGAGTGCCGGACGTTTTTCCTGCCAAGTGTAGGCGACCAACCCAGCGATTAGGTGGACGAATGCGTTGATGGGACTTCGGTGTCTGGAGTGCTCAATCTGGCAGACGTTTTTGAGCTGGTCATTGACGGTTTCAATCAAGGTCCTCTTCTTGAGAAGGATTTTATCCATAA
Coding sequences within it:
- a CDS encoding transposase, which produces MDKILLKKRTLIETVNDQLKNVCQIEHSRHRSPINAFVHLIAGLVAYTWQEKRPALSWTREEQEILNTHKQLVCV